Within Larus michahellis chromosome 5, bLarMic1.1, whole genome shotgun sequence, the genomic segment TTGCAGGGGGGGGGAGCGTGGTGCATCCGTGGGGGCACGTGGTCCCCCTGTGGGGTGCATGATGGATCCGTGGGGCGCGGGGCACGTCTGGGGGATGCATGGCACATGTGTGGGGTGCGTGGCACATCCGGGGGGGGGCATGGTGTATCGGTGGGGCGTGCCATTCCCCCGTGGGGTACACGACGTATCCGTGGGGTACGGGGTTCCCCTGGGGGTATATGACATATTTGTGGGGCGCGTGGCACGTCCGGGGGATGCGTGGCATATCCATGGGGCGCATGGTGTATTTGGGGGGGGTATTGTCATTTCCTCGTGGGGTACACAATGTACCCCACGTTGGGGATGTGGGGTACACGCAAGTGGGGTGTGTGACACATTTGTGGGACGCGTGGTGTGTCTCTGGGGCGCGTGGCACATCCATGGGGGGCAAGGAGTATCTGTGGGGTGTGTGGCTGTGTTGTGGGGCACATGATGCATCTGTGGGGTGCATGTCAAATCTGTGGGGCACATGATATATCTGTGGGGTGCATGGTTGGCCCGTAGGACACGTTATGTATCTGGGGGGCGCATGGCACATCTGTGGGATACATGGCAAATCCGTGGGGTGTGTGGCACGTCTGTGGGGCACATGGTGTATCTGTGGGGTATGTCATTCCCTCGTGGGGTACATGATGTACCCCACATTGGGGATATGGGGTACACGCATGTGGCGTGCATGACACATTTGTGGGATGCGTGGTGTGTCTGTGGGGCACGTCGCACATCCATGGGGTATTTGTGGGGTGCGTGGCTCTCTTGTGCGGCACATGATGTGTCTGTGGGGTGTATGGCAAATCTGTGGGGTACATGATATATCTGTGGGGTGTGTGGTTGCCCTGTGGGACTCATTATCTCTGGGGTGTGTggcacacctgggggatgcacgGCAAACCTGTGGGGTGCGTGGCGCATCCGTGGGGTGCATGGTGTATTTGTGGGGTGTGCCGTTCCGCTGTGGGGTACATGATGCATCCGTGGGGTACGTGGTTCCTCTGTGGGGTACATGATGTATTCGTGGAGCGCATGGCACATTTGTGGCATGCATGGTGTATCTGTGGGGTGCGTGGCACATCCATGGGGTGCATGGAGTATCTGTGGGGTACAAGGCTCCCCCGTGGGGTACATGATGCATCTGTGGGTTGTGTGGCGCATCTGTGGGGCTGTatctgtggggtggggtggttcTCCCATGGGGTACATGATGTATCTGTGGGGTGCATGGCTTCGCTGTGGGGTACATGATGTATCTGTGGGGTGCATGGCTTCGCTGTGGGGTACATGATATATCTGTGGGGTGCATGGTTTATCTGTGGGGTGCATGGTTGCCCCATGGGACACATGTATCAGTGGGGCATATGGCACAACTGGGGGATGCGTGGCAAATCCGTGGGGTGTGTGGCACATCTGTGGGGCGTGTGGTTCCCCTGTGGGGTAGATGATGTATTTGTGGGGTACGTGGCACATCTGGGGGATGCATGGCACATCCGTGGGGCGCATGGTGTGTCTGTGGGGTGTCTTTCCCTTGTTGGGTACACGACATGTCTGGGGTACGCGGCACATTTGTGGGGCGCGTGGTGTATCTCTGGGGTGCACGGGATGGGGGACCCCGGCGGGCAGCTGTGGGGGGCCCGGGAGGGTGACCCCAAGGAGCCGGCAGCTAcgtggccctggggggggcacagggtgttGACTTGGTGGCTGCAGCAAAAGCTGGTTTGGGATGGGGGGGTGAcagaggtggccatggggaccgTCCCCTGCTGCGTGTCTCTGGTGTCGTCCCCCCCTTGCTGGGCGCCCCGAGCTGCGCTGAGCCAGGGGTGCGTGGCTGGGGACCCCCCGAAATGTGTGCgtggctgggacacccccccccccccccccctcaaggggtgcagagctgggggtggCCGTGATCCGTGGAGCCGGTGACAGCCCCCATCCCCGTGTTGTCCCCCGGTCTTTTTGCCTTGCCAGGACACGGAGATCCAGCGGAAGATGGAGCGGgagctgcggctgcgggagggggcCTGCAAGCTGCTGGCCGCCTGTAGCCGGCGGGAGCAGGCGCTGGAGGCCGCCAAGAGCCTCCTGGTCTGCAACAGCCGCGTCCTGGCTTACATGGCCGAGCTGCAGCGCAGGAAGGAGGCGCAGGTGTTGCGGCGGACGGCCAGGCGGtgagcaccccccccccccgggcttggggctggtggggcggaagatgggggggggcggaagaTGGCGGGGCAGCCGTCGCAGCCCCCCCATCCAtccttgcttcccccccccccccccgccttcgcCCCCGCAGCCCTTCGGATGCCGGCCCCACGGACGAGCGCCTGCCCTGCCGGGGAACCGTCTGCATCTCAGGtatggtggtggcggtggtggtggtgatggggggggtgtgtgtgtgtcccaccaCGTTTCCCACTGCAACCCATCATggtggggggggctggtggggggggttTCCCCGCGGttgcggggtggggggatgctcagcccccCTCGCCGCCCGCTTCCCCCCGCTTTCCCAGACCTGCGCATCCCGCTGATGTGGAAGGACACGGAGTATTTCAGGAATAAGGGAGGTGAGTGAGGGTGCGGGGGGCGGGTGCGGAGGCGGGGAgcgcggggtgggggagggctgCGCTTCACCCCCCCACCGCCCTGACACCCCATCCCCGCAGAGCTGCACCGCTGCGCCGTCTTCTGCCTGCTGCAGCTCGGGGCGGAGATCCACGACACCCCCATGGTGCTGGTGGACCGGACCCTCACCGACATCTGCTTCGAGAGCGCCGTCCTCTTGTGAgccccccaccctggggggggacgacccctgccctcctctgcctccccccggggggacccctgcctccccccggggGGAGATCCTGTGGGGGTGGCCCAGAGGGTCCTGAGGTGAGATGTCACCCCGTCATGGCCACCCCACTCATCCCGTGTTttgtccccccccaacccccccccaccctccaccaGCTCGGAGGCCGGTCCCGACTTTGAGTTGAAGGTGGAGCTGTACAGCGCGGGGTTGGCAGGGGGGTCGGCGCAGGGCAGCACCCCCAGGAAGCTGGCCACCCGCCTCAGCACCTCCCTGGGACGTTCCTCCGGCAAACGGGTGCGCGCCGCCATGGACggggctcctggcagccccccGGGCAACGGGGGcaccagccccctcctcctgccggcCCCCAGCGTGCCGTGAgtacccccatccccacccccctcccttcCATGTCTCCATCATCCTTTCTCCCCTCACCTGCCGTCCCCCCAGGGGTCCCAAATTCCACCTGCTGGCACATGCCGTCCTCTCCCTGGCTGAGGTGCAGGATGGCTTCCGCACCCACGACCTCGCCATCGCCAGCAACGGTGAGCCCacgtggcacggcacggcacggcgcgggtggtggggctgggggccgggcagggtggggagagaggggtctGGGGACTGGTGAGGTGCGAGGACAGGGGTCTGGTGGGGTGGAGGTCAGATGGGTCCGGGGTCCTGGCTAGGCTGGGGGGTCTGGTGGGATGGAAGTCAGATGGGTCTGGGGTCctgaggggtctggggggtctgGTGGGATGAAAGACAGATGGATCTGGGATCCCGGGGGGTCTGGTGGGATGAAGGACAGGTGGGTCTGGGGTCCTGGCTGGTCTTGGGGGTCTGGTGGGATGGAGGTCAGATGGATCTGGGGTCCTGGGTGGTCTAGTGGGACGGAGGTCAGATGGGTCTGGGGTCctagaggggtctggtgggatgGAGGTCAGATGGGCCTGGGGTCCTGGCTGGTCTGGGGGCAAGATgtgtgcggggtggggggggggtggggagctggtgagctggggacaggggactgggatggggtggagtggggagaaaaaggcacGGTGTCCTGGTGGGGCGGTGGgagagggggggttggggggctagcagggtgggagggagggatctGGGGGACTTGATGGGGTGAGGAGAAAGGagtctggggggggtcctggctgGTTTGGAGGGGAGAGATGAGCCTGGGGGCccggtggggtggggagaggggtctggggtcctgccagggcagggaaCGGGGAAGCGGGGCGCAGGTGGGGGTCCATGCCAGGGCACCCCAGGCGACTGTGCCCCCCCAGAGGAGAGCTCCTTCTGGCTGCCCCTCTACGGCAGCATGTGCTGCCGCCTGGCTGCACAGCCCCGCTGCATGGCCGCCCCCGTGACCAGCGGCTTCCTCCGGCTGCAGGTGAGCGCGGGCTGGGGAcggagatgggatgggacagggatgggaatgAAGATGGGGACATGGAcggggatgggacagggacgaGGACGgtgatgggacagggatggggacagagagggggacagggatggagatggggatgggatgggtgggtgatggggacaaggacaggtgGTGGCACGAGCCCGCTGGGTCTCGGCAGTCCCTGCCAGTGGGCTCTGGACTGCGGTGGGGATGGAGACCAGGGGATCCCCAttctggggagggggctgcccccaTCCCCCCAcactgggcagggatggggtgcggtggggctggggatgaCCCCAGGGGTCCGGGGTCAGCCGCACTGATGGTGCCGGTTCCAtgggcagcagccgggggccGAGGCGCAGAGCGGGGCCCGTCTGTACTGCGTCCTGCGCGGCACCGACCTCCTCTGCTACCACGACCCCGGCGAGGCCGAGGCCGGGCTGGAGCCGGCCCTCACCATCGCCGTCAACAAGGTACAGCCGaggtgggggggctgtgggggctttggggggctgcagagggctGAGGGCTTCTGCCGCCGCCGCAGGAGACCCGCATCCGCGCGGCGGAGCGGGAGGGGCGCGGGCAGCCCCACGGCATGGCCGTCACCAACCGGTACGGCGGCGAGGAGGTGACCCACACGCTGCTGGCCGAGAGCCGGGCCGAGGCGCAGCGATGGATGGAAGCCTTCTGGCAGCACTTCTACGACATGAGTGAGCGTGGGCGGCACGGCAGGACCCCcatccctgtggtgtccccatctctggtgggaccccatccCTGTGGAACCGCAGCCCAGTAGGAGCCCCCCATCCCGGTAGCACTCCCCAGTGTGGTGGGACCCCTAGCCCTCTAGGACCCCATCCCGGCAGGACCCCCATCCCAGCAAGACCCCAGCCCAGCAGAAGCTCATCCAGGTGGGACCCCCAGTCCAGCAGGACCTCATCCAGGCAGGACCCCCATCCCAGCACGACCCCTGTCCTGGGTGCATCCCTATCCTGGCAGGAACCCCATCCTAGGGGGACCCCCATCCTGGCAAGACCCCAGCCCAGCAGAACCTCATCCAGGTGGGACCCCCATCCCAGCACGACCCCTATCCTGGGTGCATCCCTATCCTGGCAGGAACCCCATCCCAGTGGGACCCCCATCCCGGTGGGATCCCATCCTTGGGGTGCTGACCCCGCCTTGTGCCCCCAGGCCAGTGGAAGCAGTGCTGTGACGAGCTGATGAGGATCGAGGTGCCACCACCGCGCCGGCCACCCGCCATGCTGCCCCGGCAGGGCTCGCTCTACCACGAGATGGGTGAGCACTGAGGCTGCTGGGGGGGAACactggggggggctctgcctctgtctccctcctctctgctctccgCTATCTTGCCGCCGGGTGGCCCTGTCTCTGCCCCCCCGGCACTTCCCTAACACTGCTGTTCTCTCCACTGCCCTTCTGCCCCTTCTCTGTCCTctctctgtccccccccacctttttctgtCCCCTCACCTGCCTTTCTCTGTCCCCTCTTGctcctctctgtcccctccctgtctctctgtcctccctgtccctgtccttccccccatctctggcggctgcagccctgcctggcccggCTGTGCCCCCCTCCGCCTGCGAAGGGCTCCTGCTGCAGGATAACGCCGTCTCGGAGGAGATCcgggctctgctctcctcctaTTACAGTGACAGGTGACgggcggggggccggcggggcgagCCCACCGCGCCACAGCCCACGGCACCACTGGGATGGCCGTGGGGATGGCTCGGACACAGGGCTCATCCCGGCTGCCCTGGCTCCGGGGCACATCCCAGCTCCGGGGCACGTCCCAGCCACCTTGGCCATGGGGCACATCCCAGGAACCCCAGCCACAGGACACGTCCCAGCTGCCCTGGCTTTGGGGCACGTCCCAGCTCCAGGGCACATCCCAGCCACCTTGGCCATAGGGCACATCCCGGCTGCTCTGGCTCTAGGGCACATCCCGGCTGTCCCAGCCATGGGCCATGTCCCACCTGCCCTGGCTCCGGTGCGCATCCCAGCCGTGGGTCACATCCCAGCCACGGGGCACATCCCGGCTGCCTCGGCCACGGAGCGTGTCCCAGCCACAGCCTGGTCCTTGGCTGGTCCCGTCCCCCTGGTGCAGGAGCAGGGTGGTGGTCCGGGGGGGGTCTGGCTGACCCCCGCTCTTCCCCACAGCTATTGATCCATCCGACGACATCGAGGCGGTGACAGACATCCTCACGCAGCGGGCGGGGGGCCGGGTGCCGGGGACCCCCCCGTGGCTCTCCCTCTTCGAGGAGCCCCCCCTGCACGCCAACCCCTCTGGCCGGGcaaccagccccagcccccccgcccgccgcccctgGGGCCGCCCCCGCACCCTCTCCCTGGACGCCAAGCTCAGCACCCTGAAGGGGcggggggcccggcgggcggcccccccccagcaccccttgcCCCAcggctccagctcctccagcagcggcagcagcagcccggccATGGAGCACGACCACCCCGGCCCTCTCCAGTCCCAGGTCTGAGCCTCAGGACCctcggggggggacatggcaccctccagcccccagggTGGCTGTGGAGGGGTGACACGGCAAGGGGTCCTGCCccagggcggggtggggggggagggggtgctgAGCCCAGGGAGGGCGGGGGGCTCCCAGCTTCTTTTCTTGGGGAGAAACTGGAATTTCTGCCACCCTGtgcctggggggaggggggaggcgtgGGGACAGGGTAGGCTCAGGGCAGACCCCTGCCAAAGGGGTAGGGGGGGCTGTTGCACCCCCCAGGGTGTGTGCTGGGGGTTgacactcccccacccccaccccccagttgCAAGGTGGGTTCTGGGGGCTGAACCCCCCGCTCCATTggaaggtgggtgctggggtccccccCAGGGTGGGTGCTCAGGGCAAACCCCCACATACAGTGGGTGTGGGTCTAACCCCGGGGGGTGCGCAGGGCCCCCCCTAGCTCTGCTTTACCTCTCTTCTAACCCTGGGGGTTGCCTGCCTCAgcccccactgcagcccccccacctgcCACCCTTCCCGGGGGGGGCAGCGCCCCCCGGCAGGGACCAGCCCtggccccctccccggggccggggaccCAAAGCTGCCACCTCattaatatgcattaaaaatttatttaacaGCCACTGTGTCTGATTAGGGGGAGGCTTGGGGTagtgggggggtccctggcctggcctccctggggtgggggtccATGCCCCCCACACCCTGTGCCACCACCAGTGAGGCGGGGGCTGGGGGCCTCCCAAAGCTGCTTATTGGGGTGCAaacggggggctgtgggggggctgcagccgcagccccggggctgagAGTGAGTGCgtgtgtggggctgtgctggggggaggcCATGGGAAGGGTCTGTTGTGTGTGGGGCAGGGTTGTCGGGGGGGAGACAGGACTGGCAGCTAAGGTGCCATCCAGGTGCCCCCCAAGAGGGGCTGCTGCGTCCCCCCCGGCTACACGGCGTGGGGGGAGAGGTCCTCGTCCTCGGCGGGGGGGCTGGTGCCCCCGGGCAGCTGCGGGTGGGGGGCGTCACGGGCCAGCAGCAGGGCAAAGCCTGGGCAGAGAGAGAGGGTCAGGGGCTGAGCCCggagggggaaaatggggggggttagagaggtgggggggggtacGGGGGTGGGGGCGTTTGGGGGGTACCTGGCTTGTCTTTGTGCAGGGGCTGTGGCAGGAGGATGCTGTCGCTGGGCTCATCCCCCTGCAAGACAGAGCCCTGAGGGgtccccaccgcccccagccGTACCCggccccccaccctggggactccccagcccctttgcctccagcccccccagccttgtcccctgccctgtcccccccccaacctgaGCCTCCAGCCCTGTCCTGTCATGCCCAGACCCatcccgtcccccagccccaaaaccacTCCCAAGTCTTGTCCCCTACCCAACCACTTGACCCAGTCCCAAAATCATCCTTCCCCCCTACcgcgccctcccagccccatctcgtcccccacccccagccccaaaaaCACCCTTCGGTCTTGTCCCCCAGCTTTCCCCACCCCAACCATGGCCCCCTGTCCCAAAAtcatcctcccccagccccatcccattgCCCCAAACCCCACACTGCCCCAACTCAGTGCTGTACCTGCCCCGGGAGGGTGTCCTGCTCCCAGGGGGCCGGCCAGCCCCCCTCCTCATGGCCCTTGATGCCGTTGtgccccaggttgcccagggctggctcctgccccgcctgccccacagaccctatggggagaggggcaggctgagccccacgccagccccagcGCCCAGGCAGGGGTCtggggtgtgggaccccccccacaaGCCCCCGACAGAGGAGTCCTGGCCACGCACCTGTCTGTGGTTCCTGGTGGGGAAGGGCCGGATCCCGcggcaggctgggggggctggggctgcgcgGGGGAGTCCTGGCCTGAGGCATCAGGGCAGGTGTCAGCCCGGGCAGGGGGGACCCCCCCTGGGAGGCTGGGACCCCCTTGTCCGGCCCCACCAGCAGTCCTGGAGACTCCCAtgccggggggctggggagtgGGAAGGTATCCAGGGGGGGCCCGTCCTCATCCTGGGGGGtgccagaggggctggggggaggcagagtTATGGCCTCCTTGGTGCCCAGGGGGGGCTGACaaggggggctgctggggggcccCAGCCCAGGAGTGCTGCAGGGGGgcaggggctctgccccacaagtgctatCAGGGGAGCCTgacccgggggggccggggggacaccccATCCTTGGGGGACTGGCAGGGGGCAGGGGCCCTGGCCCAGGCATGGGGGGTGGGGaccctgcccctgccaggctggggggacTCCAGGTggcagagggagggggggagcctGTCCCTAAGGGGCTGGACAGAGGGGGGGGCCCTGTacccacagggctgggggggctccccgTGCTGGCACAGGAAGGGGGTCTTGTCCCtatggggctggcagcaggggatgCCCCTCTCCCCGTGGGGCTGGTGGAGGCACAGGGaggggtccctgtccccgtggggctggtgggggtcccggtgggagcacagggaggggtccccctccccgtggggctggtggggaggggaggctggggtcggcgggggctgggggggggtgcaGCCCTGAAAGCCCCAGGGTGGAGGGGTCCAGGTGAGGGTGGAGGGTCCGGCCGGCGGAAGATGAATGCCGACTCCGTCAGGCTGCGCTGGTACCGCAGGAATGGCCGCCGGGCACCTGGGACACAAGGAGGGGGTCGGTAGCTATCCCTGCCCACCCGGGGGGCAGCAACCCCCACCGCTGCCCCATGTCCCGTGACAGGCAGCACCCGCACCCCCAGACCCGGCATCGTCACCCCCTGCCGTGGGGGCACCTACCGGGCCTGGTGCCgaggggggaggcaggcagcggGGTGCCAGAGGTGGACCCCGAGCGCTCCCGCTGCCGGAAGAAATCCCGTGGGTTCTGCGAGCGCTGGGAGACCAGGACAGCCGCCTCCTGCCGGCACCCAGAGACCCATCAGTGGGGCCACGCCATGGCCATGTGGCCCCACGGTGTGGCCACGGCCACCCGGGGCAGGACAGGTCGCACGACCCCGGCACTCACGGCCGCCTTCTCGATGGACTCGCTGCGCCGGCTGCGTTCCCGCATGGCCTCCTCgtgctcccgctgctgctgctcctgcggggACAGAGCACGGCCGGGCAGCCTGACACCGGGGTGCTCCCATTCACGAAATGCGGCCCCTCCCAGacccccagcccggccgccccACTCACCCATCGCGCCTTCTCCTTCCTCCGCTCCTCCGCCTCCAGCCGCGCCTGCTCCTTCCTGCGAGGGCAGGGAGCGTCACGGGGgtgtgggggacatgggggcacaggAGCTCTCGGAGCCATGTGGGACAGGgagtgatggggatggggaagctgagggtgcagggagctgggggtcccaTCACAGGAACCCATGGCAAGGGTGCTGATGGGGATGCTGGcactgtggggtgcagggggctgtggggcccaCGGTCAGAGCACTGATGGGGCtaggggcactggggggtgcagggggctgtgggtCCCACCATGGGCACCCATGGTTAGAGCACCAATAGGGCTGGGGGCATtgagggggtgcagggggctgcgGGTCCCATCGTAGGAAGCCATGGTGAGAGAATTGATGGGGGTGGTGGCACTGTGGGGTGCAGGGGCCGTGGGTCCCACTGTGGGCACCCATGGTCAGCACCGATGGGGCTGGGGTcactgtggggtgcagggggctgtgggtCCCACCACGGGCACACATGGTCAGAGTCCTGATGGGGGTGGCACTGTGGGGTGCAGGGCGCTGCAGGTCGCACCATGGGCACCCGTGTGGTGGCCGGGCTCACGTGTCCCGTCCCGCGCCCCTGCCCTCACCGCTGCTCCTCGATCATCCGCTCCTTCTCCCTGAAGCGGAGCTCGCGCTCGGCCGCCTCCcgcctctcctcctccatccGCTCCCGCTCCCAGCGCTTGCGCTCCTCCAGtgcccgccgccgctcctcctccTTGCGCTGCTCCTCCTCGCGCTGCGGCCGCACCACGCTCAGCATCGGGACCCTCACCGGCCTCGGCACCGGGACCCCCACCAGGCTCAGCCCATGGCAGCCCCTCGAGGCCAAGCCAGCAGCCATGATCCCGGTcccggggatgccgggggggtcgTTGGGGATGCAGTCAGCACCCATGCCCACCCatgccccccacccctcacctcgGCCTGGGCCCAGAAGGAATCCCGCTTGGTCCGGCGTATCTCCAGCGCCGGGTTGGTCTTGCGGTAGTTGGTGCCCTGCGGGGACCGAGCTGGGGTCTcagggcaggacccccgggggtcgggtcgtgtgtgtcccccccccccagtcagGGACCCCCAGGATGGCACTGGGAAGGGTGGGCGAGAGCCTCATCACCCCACCGGGTGCCCTCCTGGCTGGTCGCCATCCCTGCCTGCATGtcacccaccaggaccccccaCTCACCACCAGCTCCTGGGCATCCGGGGGGGGCATCCTCCTGGTGAGGGCGGGAGCGGCGGTGGGAGCCAGCTTCGCCAGTGCTCGGCTCAGTCCCTCCTGCGTCACCTCCTCGGCACGGCGGGCGCTCAGcaccacgctggcctcctgcCGCCAGAGACGGGATGGcgtcacccccccacctcccccccccacacccgccccgagcacccacagcccccccatggGACAGAtt encodes:
- the LOC141743278 gene encoding uncharacterized protein LOC141743278 isoform X2 → MPRSWWAPTTARPTRRWRYAGPSGIPSGPRPRPVRVPMLSVVRPQREEEQRKEEERRRALEERKRWERERMEEERREAAERELRFREKERMIEEQRKEQARLEAEERRKEKARWEQQQREHEEAMRERSRRSESIEKAAEAAVLVSQRSQNPRDFFRQRERSGSTSGTPLPASPLGTRPGARRPFLRYQRSLTESAFIFRRPDPPPSPGPLHPGAFRAAPPPSPRRPQPPLPTSPTGRGTPPCAPTGTPTSPTGTGTPPCASTSPTGRGASPAASPIGTRPPSCASTGSPPSPVGTGPPPLSSPLGTGSPPPSATWSPPSLAGAGSPPPMPGPGPLPPASPPRMGCPPGPPGSGSPDSTCGAEPLPPCSTPGLGPPSSPPCQPPLGTKEAITLPPPSPSGTPQDEDGPPLDTFPLPSPPAWESPGLLVGPDKGVPASQGGSPLPGLTPALMPQARTPPRSPSPPSLPRDPALPHQEPQTGSVGQAGQEPALGNLGHNGIKGHEEGGWPAPWEQDTLPGQGDEPSDSILLPQPLHKDKPGFALLLARDAPHPQLPGGTSPPAEDEDLSPHAV
- the LOC141743278 gene encoding uncharacterized protein LOC141743278 isoform X1, which encodes MAAPGLERHRLALLAAKEDVGNPRAGTNWAVFGYEKHHDLKLLDSGAGGPDELAEKFSTASIMYGLCRIQDPGTSAHRVVLINWVGEKAPESQREACAGHLPAIRAFFREASVVLSARRAEEVTQEGLSRALAKLAPTAAPALTRRMPPPDAQELVGTNYRKTNPALEIRRTKRDSFWAQAEREEEQRKEEERRRALEERKRWERERMEEERREAAERELRFREKERMIEEQRKEQARLEAEERRKEKARWEQQQREHEEAMRERSRRSESIEKAAEAAVLVSQRSQNPRDFFRQRERSGSTSGTPLPASPLGTRPGARRPFLRYQRSLTESAFIFRRPDPPPSPGPLHPGAFRAAPPPSPRRPQPPLPTSPTGRGTPPCAPTGTPTSPTGTGTPPCASTSPTGRGASPAASPIGTRPPSCASTGSPPSPVGTGPPPLSSPLGTGSPPPSATWSPPSLAGAGSPPPMPGPGPLPPASPPRMGCPPGPPGSGSPDSTCGAEPLPPCSTPGLGPPSSPPCQPPLGTKEAITLPPPSPSGTPQDEDGPPLDTFPLPSPPAWESPGLLVGPDKGVPASQGGSPLPGLTPALMPQARTPPRSPSPPSLPRDPALPHQEPQTGSVGQAGQEPALGNLGHNGIKGHEEGGWPAPWEQDTLPGQGDEPSDSILLPQPLHKDKPGFALLLARDAPHPQLPGGTSPPAEDEDLSPHAV